The sequence below is a genomic window from Sporanaerobacter acetigenes DSM 13106.
AGCATTTATATATGAAGCTTTCTCATTTTTCCCTGTAAATTGATGTTTAGGTATGATTGGAAAAGTCAAAATTTCTAGTGCATTGCTATAAGCTCTGTCAAAATATATCTCTAAATTGTAATCATCTATTATTTTCACATTTAAAATATGTCTTATATCAGAAGTACTGAAAGGTTTTATTCCATTAAGTATCAAATCTTTATAAGCCGATTCACCACTTCCATATTTAATAGTATTTATAGTAAAAACCACATCATCTGCTGTAAACTTCTCCCCATCATGCCAATACACATCATCTTTAAGTCTAATATCTACAGTTTTTCCTTCATCTCTTATTGAGTAATCTTCAGCAAGACAATTTTCTATATTTAAATTTCTATCTAATTGAAACAAGCTCTCAAAAATTAATTTGCTAAAATTATAAAAACTTGCATTCTCACTTAAAAGAGGATTTAATGATTTAATTGTCGTAATAGGTACTACCACTTCTCCCCCATATTCTGGTTCATCACTTTCATTGGCAACTGTTTCACTTTTATCTTCTAATGCTTCGATATTCTTTTCTATCTTTGCCTTATTTTCACATCCTGTCATAAATGACAAAAAAATTATTGTCAGTACTAGAAATAATAATAGCTTTTTTTTCAACGCTTTTTCCCCCTCATGTTCAAACTAAACATCAATATAATTTTCAAACATTTTAATGAATGTACTTTTTATATTTTTCTTGAAATTATATCTAGATGAACTTTCCATGTCAAAAGTATTTTTGTAAATTTTTTTATACATTTCATAATTTTTAAGTACCTTTTCTACATAATCACTAGTTTCTTTGAAAGGTATATAATCTAAACTTTTCCCATCTTCGCTATATCTATCATCTTTAAGCCATTTATTTACATTGCCACTTCCTCCATTGTATGCTGCCAATATAAGCTGTAAATTCCCATTGAACTCATCTGTAAGAACACTTAAATACCAACAGCCAATCCTTATATTTATCTCTGGATCATATAAGGATTCTAATGTAAAATCCTGTATATCTATTTTTTCAGAAGCCCA
It includes:
- a CDS encoding lytic transglycosylase domain-containing protein, producing the protein MARLFNHKIKKFFICILIAVLLFISIKLVVKIIYPINYENYIKKYSQHYNIDSHLVAAIINVESKYDTFAVSKKDARGLMQISPTTGNWASEKIDIQDFTLESLYDPEINIRIGCWYLSVLTDEFNGNLQLILAAYNGGSGNVNKWLKDDRYSEDGKSLDYIPFKETSDYVEKVLKNYEMYKKIYKNTFDMESSSRYNFKKNIKSTFIKMFENYIDV